A genomic window from Solanum dulcamara chromosome 11, daSolDulc1.2, whole genome shotgun sequence includes:
- the LOC129872005 gene encoding paired amphipathic helix protein Sin3-like 2 isoform X1, translating to MKRLRDDGYDNPSFKRPFGSSRGESYSPSQVPGSGPGGGGGGSSAGGAGASNPKLTTGDALSYLKEVKEMFQSQRDKYDMFLDVMKDFKAQRIDTVGVIARVKDLFKGHPRLILGFNTFLPKGYEITLNDEDEAPPKKVEFEEAISFVNKIKTRFQNDDHVYKSFLDILNMYRKEHKGIDEVYQEVAVLFNNHPDLLDEFTRFLPDTSGAASAAQTSIGRPSFHRYDERSSAVPMLRQSHMDKRFRRDRIIGPYAERDLSIERPDLDDDKTMMKLHKDQKRRAEKENRDRRTHDQDYKEPYNENNEDLSMQHHTDKKKSARKVEAFGGPHEDKDALKNMYSQEFSFCEKVKERLRSPTDYQAFLKCLHIYSTEIITRTELQSLVADLLGKHPDLLEGFGEFLERCEQDDGFLEGVMRKSRWNDGHASKLLKDDGKDKEQKRETDGAKEKDRFKEKYWGKSIQELDLSNCKRCTPSYRLLPDDYPIPTASQKSELGALVLNDHWVSVTSGSEDYSFKHMRRNQYEESLFRCEDDRFELDMLLESVSSTAKRVEELLNAINDNSIGGAFRVEDHFTVLNLRCIERIYGDHGLDTVDILRKNPSHALPVILTRLKQKQEEWTKCRTDFNKVWSEIYAKNHYKSLDHRSFYFKQQDSKTLSSKSLLAEIKEIKEKKQKEDDTILSISAGSRHPITPNLEFDYMDSELHEDLYKLIKYSCEEVCSSKEQLDKVLGLWTNFVEPILGVPCRPHDSEATENDVLLKQHGPKVDGTSIGESDGSPSADAITRNSKHSKVISNRDANASPLQVNSSRTSFANADALPKEDGLAVNGEHLTSSDAAPAMGADTVHGRVEITSGCGTRQGNGASDDGQVSKSNIDNVPASENDTSRLIPLGNGGFAEGSTINGYNDDSADPCKNEKEEGELSPNGDFEEDNFVAFRSGASHNGSGQYQTRGAEEIGSQDAAGENDADADDEDSENVSEAEEDVSGSESAADECSREEHEEEDDGEHDELDGKAESEGEAEGTSEAHYAGGDSNVLQMSDRVLLTSKPLTKYVASPVYEGVVKHPQVFYGNETFYVLFRLQQILYERLLSAKLNSASSESKCRTGKDTGSIPYDRFMSALHSLLDGSAENSKFEDDCRSIIGNQSYVLFTVDKLIYKLVKQLQTVSSDELDCKLLQLYEYERLRKPEKFVDSAYYENAHVLLQEDSIYRFECTSLPTHLSIQLMDDRADKSEVVAVAVDPNFASYLHNDYLSVKHGKKESSAVLLKRNKRKRADHDESTALCMAMEHVILVNGLECKMASNSSKISYVLDTEDFFFRQGGKRRKVSAGRLSCPYQARVERFHRVLMSSL from the exons ATGAAAAGATTGAGAGACGATGGGTATGATAACCCTTCATTTAAGCGGCCATTTGGTTCTTCACGCGGAGAATC CTACAGTCCATCGCAAGTTCCTGGAAGTGGTCCAGGTGGAGGAGGTGGTGGCAGCAGTGCTGGCGGAGCTGGTGCTAGTAACCCAAAGCTGACAACTGGTGATGCATTGTCTTATTTGAAGGAAGTCAAGGAAATGTTTCAAAGCCAAAGGGATAAGTATGACATGTTCCTTGATGTTATGAAAGACTTTAAGGCTCAAAG AATTGATACTGTTGGTGTCATAGCAAGAGTGAAAGACTTGTTTAAAGGGCATCCTAGGTTGATCCTTGGATTCAACACTTTCTTGCCCAAGGGTTATGAAATAACCCTCAATGATGAAGATGAAGCTCCTCCAAAGAAAGTTGAGTTTGAAGAAGCTATCAGCTTTGTGAACAAAATAAAG ACACGTTTTCAAAATGATGATCATGTGTACAAATCCTTCCTAGACATTTTGAACATGTATAGGAAGGAGCACAAGGGAATCGATGAGGTGTACCAAGAg gTTGCCGTACTTTTCAATAACCATCCAGATTTACTAGATGAGTTCACTAGGTTCTTGCCAGATACTTCAGGAGCTGCATCAGCAGCACAAACTTCAATTGGCAGGCCTTCATTCCATCGTTATGATGAGAGGAGCTCAGCTGTTCCCATGCTTAGGCAATCCCACATGGACAAG CGCTTCCGTCGGGATAGGATTATTGGTCCTTATGCTGAAAGAGACCTTAGCATTGAGAGGCCTGATTTGGACGACGACAAAACAATGATGAAGTTGCATAAAGACCAAAAGAGACGTGCTGAAAAAGAGAACAGGGACAGAAGAACTCATGATCAGGATTATAAAGAGCCTTATAATGAGAATAATGAAGATCTAAGCATGCAGCATCACACTGATAAAAAGAAATCTGCTCGGAAGGTTGAAGCATTTGGAGGACCTCATGAAGATAAAGATGCCCTGAAAA ATATGTATAGCCAAGAATTCAGTTTCTGTGAAAAGGTCAAGGAAAGACTACGAAGTCCTACTGATTATCAGGCATTCTTAAAATGTCTTCACATTTATAGCACAGAAATAATTACAAGGACCGAGTTACAAAGTTTG GTTGCTGATCTGCTTGGAAAACATCCTGATCTTTTGGAAGGTTTCGGTGAATTTCTAGAGCGTTGCGAACAAGATG ATGGATTTCTTGAAGGTGTTATGAGGAAGAGTAGGTGGAATGATGGGCATGCTTCCAAGTTACTAAAGGACGATGGGAAAGACAAAGAGCAGAAGCGTGAAACTGATGGAGCTAAAGAAAAGGACCGATTCAAGGAGAAATACTGGGGAAAATCCATCCAAGAACTTGACCTCTCAAACTGCAAACGCTGCACGCCTAGCTACCGGCTTCTCCCTGATGAT TATCCAATACCTACAGCAAGCCAAAAATCAGAGCTTGGAGCTCTGGTTTTAAATGATCATTGGGTATCTGTGACTTCAGGGAGTGAGGACTACTCTTTCAAGCACATGCGCAGAAATCAGTATGAAGAAAGCCTGTTTCGTTGTGAAGATGATAG GTTTGAGCTAGACATGTTATTGGAGTCAGTGAGTTCAACTGCTAAGCGCGTAGAAGAGTTATTGAATGCCATTAACGATAATTCAATTGGCGGGGCATTCCGTGTTGAGGACCACTTTACAG TCTTAAACTTAAGATGCATTGAACGAATCTATGGTGATCATGGTCTGGATACGGTGGATATTCTGCGTAAAAACCCCTCTCATGCGCTGCCTGTTATACTGACCCGCTTGAAGCAGAAACAGGAGGAGTGGACCAAATGTCGCACAGATTTTAACAAAGTTTGGTCTGAGATCTATGCTAAGAACCATTATAAGTCACTTGACCATCGAAGTTTCTACTTCAAGCAACAAGATTCGAAGACTCTTAGCTCAAAAT CCTTGCTGGCGGAGATCAAAGAAATTAAGGAGAAAAAGCAGAAAGAAGATGACACGATTCTTTCTATTTCTGCTGGAAGTAGACATCCTATAACCCCAAATCTTGAGTTTGATTATATGGACTCTGAGCTTCATGAAGACTTGTATAAACTTATCAAGTATTCGTGTGAAGAAGTTTGCTCCTCCAAAGAGCAACTAGATAAAGTACTGGGGTTATGGACCAACTTTGTTGAGCCAATCTTGGGTGTTCCTTGTCGTCCTCATGACTCAGAGGCCACTGAGAATGATGTCTTATTGAAGCAGCATGGTCCAAAAGTTGATGGAACTAGCATTGGTGAAAGTGATGGCAGTCCTAGTGCCGATGCTATTACTAGGAATTCTAAACACTCAAAAGTTATCAGCAACAGAGATGCTAATGCTTCCCCCCTGCAAGTAAATTCTTCTAGGACAAGTTTTGCAAATGCAGATGCTCTCCCCAAAGAAGATGGTTTGGCAGTGAATGGTGAGCACCTAACTAGTTCTGATGCAGCTCCTGCTATGGGAGCAGATACTGTTCATGGAAGAGTGGAAATCACTTCAG GATGTGGCACAAGACAGGGTAATGGTGCTTCTGACGATGGTCAAGTATCCAAGTCTAACATCGATAATGTGCCAGCATCAGAG AATGATACTTCAAGATTGATTCCATTGGGTAATGGAGGGTTTGCAGAAGGCTCTACAATTAATGGGTACAATGACGATTCAGCTGATCCCTGTAAAAATGAGAAAGAAGAGGGTGAATTATCACCTAATGGTGATTTTGAAGAGGACAACTTTGTTGCCTTTCGAAGTGGTGCCTCGCACAATGGAAGTGGGCAATATCAAACCAGAGGTGCTGAAGAGATCGGTTCTCAGGATGCTGCTGGTGAAAATGATGCAGATGCTGATGATGAAGATAGTGAAAATGTTTCTGAGGCTGAAGAAGATGTTTCTGGCAGTGAGTCTGCTGCTGATGAGTGCTCTCGAGAAGAGCATGAGGAAGAGGACGACGGAGAGCATGATGAACTTGATGGCAAAGCTGAGAGTGAAGGTGAGGCTGAGGGGACGAGTGAAGCACACTATGCTGGAGGTGATAGCAATGTATTGCAAATGTCTGATCGGGTTTTGCTTACTTCAAAGCCACTTACAAAATATGTGGCTTCACCTGTATATGAGGGAGTGGTGAAGCACCCGCAGGTATTCTACGGAAATGAGACATTCTATGTGCTTTTTAGGCTACAGCAG ATTCTATATGAAAGATTATTATCAGCAAAGCTGAATTCAGCATCGTCTGAGTCAAAATGCAGAACTGGAAAGGATACTGGTTCTATTCCCTATGACAG ATTCATGAGTGCGCTGCATAGTTTGCTCGATGGTTCTGCAGAGAATTCAAAGTTCGAGGATGATTGCCGATCAATCATTGGAAATCAGTCGTATGTGCTATTCACGGTGGACAAGTTGATATATAAACTGGTCAAACAG CTTCAAACAGTCTCGAGTGATGAGCTGGACTGTAAGCTGCTTCAGTTATATGAATATGAAAGATTAAGGAAACCTGAGAAGTTTGTTGATTCAGCTTATTATGAAAATGCTCATGTCCTCCTCCAGGAGGACAGCATTTACCGGTTTGAATGT ACGTCTTTGCCTACCCATCTGTCCATCCAGTTGATGGATGATAGAGCTGACAAGTCTGAAGTAGTTGCAGTTGCTGTAGATCCTAATTTTGCAAGTTATCTGCACAATGATTATCTGTCGGTTAAACATGGGAAAAAGGAGTCTTCGGCAGTTCTGCTGAAGAG AAATAAGCGGAAACGTGCCGACCATGATGAATCAACTGCTTTGTGCATGGCAATGGAACATGTTATTCTTGTAAATGGTTTGGAATGCAAGATGGCTTCAAATTCATCGAAG ATATCATATGTGCTTGACACAGAGGACTTCTTTTTCCGCCAGGGTGGTAAAAGAAGAAAAGTTTCAGCTGGTAGATTGTCATGTCCTTACCAGGCTAGAGTTGAACGGTTCCATCGTGTTCTGATGTCATCTTTATGA
- the LOC129872005 gene encoding paired amphipathic helix protein Sin3-like 2 isoform X2 encodes MKRLRDDGYDNPSFKRPFGSSRGESPSQVPGSGPGGGGGGSSAGGAGASNPKLTTGDALSYLKEVKEMFQSQRDKYDMFLDVMKDFKAQRIDTVGVIARVKDLFKGHPRLILGFNTFLPKGYEITLNDEDEAPPKKVEFEEAISFVNKIKTRFQNDDHVYKSFLDILNMYRKEHKGIDEVYQEVAVLFNNHPDLLDEFTRFLPDTSGAASAAQTSIGRPSFHRYDERSSAVPMLRQSHMDKRFRRDRIIGPYAERDLSIERPDLDDDKTMMKLHKDQKRRAEKENRDRRTHDQDYKEPYNENNEDLSMQHHTDKKKSARKVEAFGGPHEDKDALKNMYSQEFSFCEKVKERLRSPTDYQAFLKCLHIYSTEIITRTELQSLVADLLGKHPDLLEGFGEFLERCEQDDGFLEGVMRKSRWNDGHASKLLKDDGKDKEQKRETDGAKEKDRFKEKYWGKSIQELDLSNCKRCTPSYRLLPDDYPIPTASQKSELGALVLNDHWVSVTSGSEDYSFKHMRRNQYEESLFRCEDDRFELDMLLESVSSTAKRVEELLNAINDNSIGGAFRVEDHFTVLNLRCIERIYGDHGLDTVDILRKNPSHALPVILTRLKQKQEEWTKCRTDFNKVWSEIYAKNHYKSLDHRSFYFKQQDSKTLSSKSLLAEIKEIKEKKQKEDDTILSISAGSRHPITPNLEFDYMDSELHEDLYKLIKYSCEEVCSSKEQLDKVLGLWTNFVEPILGVPCRPHDSEATENDVLLKQHGPKVDGTSIGESDGSPSADAITRNSKHSKVISNRDANASPLQVNSSRTSFANADALPKEDGLAVNGEHLTSSDAAPAMGADTVHGRVEITSGCGTRQGNGASDDGQVSKSNIDNVPASENDTSRLIPLGNGGFAEGSTINGYNDDSADPCKNEKEEGELSPNGDFEEDNFVAFRSGASHNGSGQYQTRGAEEIGSQDAAGENDADADDEDSENVSEAEEDVSGSESAADECSREEHEEEDDGEHDELDGKAESEGEAEGTSEAHYAGGDSNVLQMSDRVLLTSKPLTKYVASPVYEGVVKHPQVFYGNETFYVLFRLQQILYERLLSAKLNSASSESKCRTGKDTGSIPYDRFMSALHSLLDGSAENSKFEDDCRSIIGNQSYVLFTVDKLIYKLVKQLQTVSSDELDCKLLQLYEYERLRKPEKFVDSAYYENAHVLLQEDSIYRFECTSLPTHLSIQLMDDRADKSEVVAVAVDPNFASYLHNDYLSVKHGKKESSAVLLKRNKRKRADHDESTALCMAMEHVILVNGLECKMASNSSKISYVLDTEDFFFRQGGKRRKVSAGRLSCPYQARVERFHRVLMSSL; translated from the exons ATGAAAAGATTGAGAGACGATGGGTATGATAACCCTTCATTTAAGCGGCCATTTGGTTCTTCACGCGGAGAATC TCCATCGCAAGTTCCTGGAAGTGGTCCAGGTGGAGGAGGTGGTGGCAGCAGTGCTGGCGGAGCTGGTGCTAGTAACCCAAAGCTGACAACTGGTGATGCATTGTCTTATTTGAAGGAAGTCAAGGAAATGTTTCAAAGCCAAAGGGATAAGTATGACATGTTCCTTGATGTTATGAAAGACTTTAAGGCTCAAAG AATTGATACTGTTGGTGTCATAGCAAGAGTGAAAGACTTGTTTAAAGGGCATCCTAGGTTGATCCTTGGATTCAACACTTTCTTGCCCAAGGGTTATGAAATAACCCTCAATGATGAAGATGAAGCTCCTCCAAAGAAAGTTGAGTTTGAAGAAGCTATCAGCTTTGTGAACAAAATAAAG ACACGTTTTCAAAATGATGATCATGTGTACAAATCCTTCCTAGACATTTTGAACATGTATAGGAAGGAGCACAAGGGAATCGATGAGGTGTACCAAGAg gTTGCCGTACTTTTCAATAACCATCCAGATTTACTAGATGAGTTCACTAGGTTCTTGCCAGATACTTCAGGAGCTGCATCAGCAGCACAAACTTCAATTGGCAGGCCTTCATTCCATCGTTATGATGAGAGGAGCTCAGCTGTTCCCATGCTTAGGCAATCCCACATGGACAAG CGCTTCCGTCGGGATAGGATTATTGGTCCTTATGCTGAAAGAGACCTTAGCATTGAGAGGCCTGATTTGGACGACGACAAAACAATGATGAAGTTGCATAAAGACCAAAAGAGACGTGCTGAAAAAGAGAACAGGGACAGAAGAACTCATGATCAGGATTATAAAGAGCCTTATAATGAGAATAATGAAGATCTAAGCATGCAGCATCACACTGATAAAAAGAAATCTGCTCGGAAGGTTGAAGCATTTGGAGGACCTCATGAAGATAAAGATGCCCTGAAAA ATATGTATAGCCAAGAATTCAGTTTCTGTGAAAAGGTCAAGGAAAGACTACGAAGTCCTACTGATTATCAGGCATTCTTAAAATGTCTTCACATTTATAGCACAGAAATAATTACAAGGACCGAGTTACAAAGTTTG GTTGCTGATCTGCTTGGAAAACATCCTGATCTTTTGGAAGGTTTCGGTGAATTTCTAGAGCGTTGCGAACAAGATG ATGGATTTCTTGAAGGTGTTATGAGGAAGAGTAGGTGGAATGATGGGCATGCTTCCAAGTTACTAAAGGACGATGGGAAAGACAAAGAGCAGAAGCGTGAAACTGATGGAGCTAAAGAAAAGGACCGATTCAAGGAGAAATACTGGGGAAAATCCATCCAAGAACTTGACCTCTCAAACTGCAAACGCTGCACGCCTAGCTACCGGCTTCTCCCTGATGAT TATCCAATACCTACAGCAAGCCAAAAATCAGAGCTTGGAGCTCTGGTTTTAAATGATCATTGGGTATCTGTGACTTCAGGGAGTGAGGACTACTCTTTCAAGCACATGCGCAGAAATCAGTATGAAGAAAGCCTGTTTCGTTGTGAAGATGATAG GTTTGAGCTAGACATGTTATTGGAGTCAGTGAGTTCAACTGCTAAGCGCGTAGAAGAGTTATTGAATGCCATTAACGATAATTCAATTGGCGGGGCATTCCGTGTTGAGGACCACTTTACAG TCTTAAACTTAAGATGCATTGAACGAATCTATGGTGATCATGGTCTGGATACGGTGGATATTCTGCGTAAAAACCCCTCTCATGCGCTGCCTGTTATACTGACCCGCTTGAAGCAGAAACAGGAGGAGTGGACCAAATGTCGCACAGATTTTAACAAAGTTTGGTCTGAGATCTATGCTAAGAACCATTATAAGTCACTTGACCATCGAAGTTTCTACTTCAAGCAACAAGATTCGAAGACTCTTAGCTCAAAAT CCTTGCTGGCGGAGATCAAAGAAATTAAGGAGAAAAAGCAGAAAGAAGATGACACGATTCTTTCTATTTCTGCTGGAAGTAGACATCCTATAACCCCAAATCTTGAGTTTGATTATATGGACTCTGAGCTTCATGAAGACTTGTATAAACTTATCAAGTATTCGTGTGAAGAAGTTTGCTCCTCCAAAGAGCAACTAGATAAAGTACTGGGGTTATGGACCAACTTTGTTGAGCCAATCTTGGGTGTTCCTTGTCGTCCTCATGACTCAGAGGCCACTGAGAATGATGTCTTATTGAAGCAGCATGGTCCAAAAGTTGATGGAACTAGCATTGGTGAAAGTGATGGCAGTCCTAGTGCCGATGCTATTACTAGGAATTCTAAACACTCAAAAGTTATCAGCAACAGAGATGCTAATGCTTCCCCCCTGCAAGTAAATTCTTCTAGGACAAGTTTTGCAAATGCAGATGCTCTCCCCAAAGAAGATGGTTTGGCAGTGAATGGTGAGCACCTAACTAGTTCTGATGCAGCTCCTGCTATGGGAGCAGATACTGTTCATGGAAGAGTGGAAATCACTTCAG GATGTGGCACAAGACAGGGTAATGGTGCTTCTGACGATGGTCAAGTATCCAAGTCTAACATCGATAATGTGCCAGCATCAGAG AATGATACTTCAAGATTGATTCCATTGGGTAATGGAGGGTTTGCAGAAGGCTCTACAATTAATGGGTACAATGACGATTCAGCTGATCCCTGTAAAAATGAGAAAGAAGAGGGTGAATTATCACCTAATGGTGATTTTGAAGAGGACAACTTTGTTGCCTTTCGAAGTGGTGCCTCGCACAATGGAAGTGGGCAATATCAAACCAGAGGTGCTGAAGAGATCGGTTCTCAGGATGCTGCTGGTGAAAATGATGCAGATGCTGATGATGAAGATAGTGAAAATGTTTCTGAGGCTGAAGAAGATGTTTCTGGCAGTGAGTCTGCTGCTGATGAGTGCTCTCGAGAAGAGCATGAGGAAGAGGACGACGGAGAGCATGATGAACTTGATGGCAAAGCTGAGAGTGAAGGTGAGGCTGAGGGGACGAGTGAAGCACACTATGCTGGAGGTGATAGCAATGTATTGCAAATGTCTGATCGGGTTTTGCTTACTTCAAAGCCACTTACAAAATATGTGGCTTCACCTGTATATGAGGGAGTGGTGAAGCACCCGCAGGTATTCTACGGAAATGAGACATTCTATGTGCTTTTTAGGCTACAGCAG ATTCTATATGAAAGATTATTATCAGCAAAGCTGAATTCAGCATCGTCTGAGTCAAAATGCAGAACTGGAAAGGATACTGGTTCTATTCCCTATGACAG ATTCATGAGTGCGCTGCATAGTTTGCTCGATGGTTCTGCAGAGAATTCAAAGTTCGAGGATGATTGCCGATCAATCATTGGAAATCAGTCGTATGTGCTATTCACGGTGGACAAGTTGATATATAAACTGGTCAAACAG CTTCAAACAGTCTCGAGTGATGAGCTGGACTGTAAGCTGCTTCAGTTATATGAATATGAAAGATTAAGGAAACCTGAGAAGTTTGTTGATTCAGCTTATTATGAAAATGCTCATGTCCTCCTCCAGGAGGACAGCATTTACCGGTTTGAATGT ACGTCTTTGCCTACCCATCTGTCCATCCAGTTGATGGATGATAGAGCTGACAAGTCTGAAGTAGTTGCAGTTGCTGTAGATCCTAATTTTGCAAGTTATCTGCACAATGATTATCTGTCGGTTAAACATGGGAAAAAGGAGTCTTCGGCAGTTCTGCTGAAGAG AAATAAGCGGAAACGTGCCGACCATGATGAATCAACTGCTTTGTGCATGGCAATGGAACATGTTATTCTTGTAAATGGTTTGGAATGCAAGATGGCTTCAAATTCATCGAAG ATATCATATGTGCTTGACACAGAGGACTTCTTTTTCCGCCAGGGTGGTAAAAGAAGAAAAGTTTCAGCTGGTAGATTGTCATGTCCTTACCAGGCTAGAGTTGAACGGTTCCATCGTGTTCTGATGTCATCTTTATGA
- the LOC129872195 gene encoding probable galacturonosyltransferase-like 10 → MILSKKLIFVLFVSISVLLVPASAIRGFLEKPRNTKNDGYLSYVESPEYRNSQECPILESNLLICDPNLIHVAMTLDVQYFRGSVAAVHSVLKHSSCPENVYFHFVASKDSHFQELRQMVKFIFPSLSFKVYIFDEFRVKKLISSSIRQALDNPLNYARTYLAEIIEPCVERVIYLDSDVILVDDIQKLWLISLTGSRIIGAPEYCQANFRTYFTDNFWSDSKLSKVFEGKKPCYFNTGVMVMDLGKWRKGDYTVKIEKWMKIQKEKRIYELGSLPPFMLVFGGEIEGIDHRWNQHGLGGDNLVNSCRTLHPGPVSLLHWSGKGKPWVRLDQRNPCPVDLLWVPYDLYRLGSIDSFDEQEQRAMLV, encoded by the coding sequence ATGATTCTTTCTAAAAAACTCATTTTTGTTCTGTTTGTGTCGATTTCTGTGCTTCTAGTTCCGGCAAGTGCTATCAGAGGTTTTCTTGAGAAGCCCAGAAATACAAAGAATGATGGGTATTTGAGCTATGTTGAATCTCCAGAGTATCGTAATAGTCAAGAATGCCCAATTTTAGAGTCGAATTTGTTAATTTGTGACCCAAATTTGATACATGTAGCCATGACTCTTGATGTCCAATATTTTAGAGGTTCAGTAGCAGCAGTTCACTCTGTTCTCAAGCATTCATCTTGTCCAGAAAACGTTTATTTCCATTTTGTGGCCTCCAAGGATTCCCATTTTCAAGAACTGAGACAGATGGTGAAGTTCATATTTCCATCTCTGAGTTTCAAAGTTTACATCTTTGATGAATTTCGTGTGAAGAAATTGATATCATCTTCGATTCGTCAAGCTCTTGACAATCCATTGAACTATGCTAGAACATATTTAGCTGAGATTATCGAACCGTGTGTTGAAAGGGTAATTTATCTTGATTCTGATGTTATTTTAGTTGATGACATCCAAAAGTTATGGTTAATTTCTTTAACTGGTTCGAGAATTATTGGAGCTCCAGAATACTGTCAAGCAAATTTCAGAACATATTTTACGGACAATTTTTGGTCTGACTCGAAACTCTCAAAGGTGTTTGAAGGGAAAAAGCCTTGTTATTTCAATACAGGGGTGATGGTTATGGATTTGGGGAAATGGAGAAAAGGGGATTATACTGTAAAGATTGAGAAATGGATGAAGATACAGAAGGAGAAGAGGATTTATGAATTGGGATCATTGCCACCATTTATGTTGGTATTTGGAGGGGAAATTGAAGGAATTGATCATAGATGGAATCAACATGGGCTTGGTGGAGATAATTTGGTGAATAGTTGTAGAACATTGCATCCAGGTCCAGTTAGTTTGTTGCATTGGAGTGGTAAAGGGAAACCTTGGGTGAGGCTTGATCAAAGGAATCCTTGTCCAGTTGATCTTTTGTGGGTACCTTATGATCTGTATAGGCTTGGCTCAATTGATTCTTTTGACGAGCAAGAGCAAAGAGCGATGCTTGTTTAA
- the LOC129872194 gene encoding uncharacterized protein LOC129872194 yields MAAASARVFLASRLADLSLKPQQHPPHLPPPFTHHLLIRPLLPSLSASSRRRPSVNCLISGVDGGGVSDDFVSTRKSGFGSEFSVIANMLKRIEPLDTSVISKGVSDAAKDSMKQTISTMLGLLPSDQFSVTVRFSKRPLDRLIVSSIITGYTLWNAEYRISLIRNFDIPSDNLKGFNSAEENVSSGSKSEGIEGGESGVGVNMSAADSERIDIQALGKLSTEALKYVQQLEEELSSVKQELHSQQQENLQMEYINGSNNNLLEYLRSLESDMVTELSRPSSFEVEEIIKELTQNILQIFFKEDDINKEEDPNFSGAKDYQSSDTELCNAIGTSRDYLAKLLFWCMLLGHHLRGLENRLHLSCVVGLL; encoded by the exons ATGGCTGCCGCCTCAGCTAGAGTTTTTCTCGCATCTCGTCTAGCAGACCTCTCACTGAAGCCACAGCAACATCCTCCCCACCTACCCCCTCCTTTTACCCACCACCTCCTCATCCGTCCGCTGCTTCCTTCTCTTTCCGCTTCCAGCAGAAGGCGTCCGTCCGTCAACTGCCTTATTTCCGGCGTAGACGGCGGCGGTGTTTCGGACGACTTCGTTTCCACCAGGAAATCTGGCTTCGGCAGCGAATTCTCTGTTATAGCTAATATGCTCAAGAGAATTGAACCGTTAGACACATCTGTTATATCCAAAGGCGTTTCTGATGCTGCTAAGGACTCAATGAAACAGACGATTTCTACTATGTTAGGCTTGCTCCCTTCAGATCAATTCTCAGTCACTGTTCGGTTTTCTAAACGCCCTCTCGATCGCCTCATTGTTTCTTCTATAATTACCGG TTATACGTTGTGGAATGCGGAGTACAGGATATCCTTGATTAGAAATTTTGATATCCCGTCGGATAATTTGAAAGGCTTCAACTCAGCGGAGGAGAATGTGAGCTCAGGGTCAAAGAGCGAGGGTATAGAGGGGGGAGAAAGCGGAGTTGGTGTAAATATGTCTGCTGCGGATTCAGAGAGAATAGATATTCAAGCTCTTGGGAAATTATCTACGGAAGCTCTGAAATATGTTCAGCAATTAGAAGAAGAACTCTCATCAGTCAAGCAG GAACTGCATTCCCAGCAACAGGAAAATTTGCAAATGGAGTATATCAACGGAAGTAACAATAATTTGCTGGAATACCTTCGGTCATTGGAGTCTGACATg GTGACTGAACTATCTAGACCATCATCCTTTGAGGTGGAGGAAATTATTAAGGAACTCACTCAAAACATAttgcaaatatttttcaaagaggACGACATTAACAAAGAAGAAGATCCTAATTTTAGTGGTGCCAAAGACTACCAAAGTAGTGACACCGAATTATGCAATGCAATAGGCACTTCTCGGGATTACTTGGCAAAACTACTTTTCTG GTGTATGTTATTGGGCCATCATTTGAGAGGATTGGAGAACAGATTGCATCTAAGTTGTGTTGTCGGCTTGTTATGA